The genomic DNA CATTTCTTTGTAAGTTTTTACTAAATCATCAACAAATTTTTGTGGTTCTTTATTAGCTTGTTTTGCTTTTTCTTCAATTTTTTGACCATGTTCATCACTACCAGTTAAAAATTTAACTTCATAACCTTTTATTTCCTTATAATTTGCTATTGTTCTTGCAACAGTAGTGCAATATAAATGACCAATATGCAAAGGCCCAGAAGCATAATAAATAGGTGTTGTTATATAAAATTTCTTATCTTTCATATTTTTCCTTTTTTTGCTAATAGTTAATTTTTATAGGTTTATACAATTTTTTAATTTCAGGTAAGTATTCATGTTTTTTGTTGTTATTGGGATCATGTAAATACAAATTTGGAAGAAAGTGAACACCTCAACCAGATTGAAAACGTCCTTCAACTAATACTAATTTTGGTTTATCATTAATTCTAGGAATTATAAATTGAACTCTTTTTGGTTCAAATTTATATTGTCTCATATAAATAAAACAATCAACTAATCTTTCAACAGGTATAACTAATGATAAATAACCTTTTTGCTCAATTATTTTTGAGCAACCTTTAATTATTTGCTCTAAATTTAATTTTATTTCATGAGTAGCTATCAATAATTCTTCATTTACTTTTTTACTTATTTTTGTTTTGTCGTAAACATAAAATGGTGGGTTGCAAATAATCTGATCATACTTTGGAGAAGCATTTTTTGTTAATTCCTGATAATAATTATTAAAATCAGCATTGATAACATTTATCTGGTGTTCTTTATTATTTAATTTAACATTTTTTCTTGCTAAATTAGCTGCTTTTTCTTGTATTTCTATAGCATCTATTTTCAATAATGGGCTTCTTTCTGATAAAAAAATACTTAAAGCACCGTTATTAGTACCTATTTCTAATACTCTTTTTATTTTATTATTAATAAAAGCAAAATTTGCTAATAATATAGTATCAACTGAATAATTAAACATATTTTTATCTTGAAAAATATATAAATCAGAGTCAAAACCTAAACTATTTTTTACTAATTTTATTTCCATATTATTTCTTTTTACTCTGTGACTCAGCTTTTTGTTTTTCTAAATAATTTTGATAATTGCTTTCAAAAACCGCATCAACTTTTCCTGTTGTTTCGTCCGCGCCAATTATGACAACATTAACAAATTGACCTAATTTATATTTTAATTTTGTATTAGATTCACAAATTAATTCAGTTCCTTCTTCATTTGACTTAAATGTGCCATCACCAATATTTGAAACATGTACCATTGAAACAGTTTTATTTGGAAATT from Mycoplasmopsis maculosa includes the following:
- a CDS encoding tRNA1(Val) (adenine(37)-N6)-methyltransferase, which gives rise to MEIKLVKNSLGFDSDLYIFQDKNMFNYSVDTILLANFAFINNKIKRVLEIGTNNGALSIFLSERSPLLKIDAIEIQEKAANLARKNVKLNNKEHQINVINADFNNYYQELTKNASPKYDQIICNPPFYVYDKTKISKKVNEELLIATHEIKLNLEQIIKGCSKIIEQKGYLSLVIPVERLVDCFIYMRQYKFEPKRVQFIIPRINDKPKLVLVEGRFQSGWGVHFLPNLYLHDPNNNKKHEYLPEIKKLYKPIKINY